Proteins encoded in a region of the Longimicrobium sp. genome:
- the tuf gene encoding elongation factor Tu (EF-Tu; promotes GTP-dependent binding of aminoacyl-tRNA to the A-site of ribosomes during protein biosynthesis; when the tRNA anticodon matches the mRNA codon, GTP hydrolysis results; the inactive EF-Tu-GDP leaves the ribosome and release of GDP is promoted by elongation factor Ts; many prokaryotes have two copies of the gene encoding EF-Tu) translates to EMVMPGDNVQMVVELITPIAMEKELRFAIREGGRTVGAGVVTEIVE, encoded by the coding sequence GGAGATGGTGATGCCGGGCGACAACGTGCAGATGGTGGTGGAGCTGATCACGCCGATCGCCATGGAGAAGGAGCTGCGCTTCGCCATCCGCGAGGGCGGCCGCACCGTGGGCGCCGGCGTCGTCACCGAGATCGTAGAGTAG